The Rhodothermales bacterium genome has a window encoding:
- a CDS encoding OmpA family protein: MFLLIPTPPVSEAVVQRAAPATTERLAPTPSEEGADWRDLQDLERYLLEQMTARIDASIEKNRALMRESEAYLIGRIDDRFDVLRREISELRATLQPAGQTAVVTIPGGQAPGRDTTSSLAIRANEAIVPSLDAQTQRTLTPAPPPHLSLPIVERIERAMLETGVFLALSINFELGKEQLLPSSLPTLDAVGHVLTNYPDLQIEIAGHTDSTGPLALNQTLSQARAESVRSYLLATNPGIVPERLVARGYGPTRPLASNDRPTGRMLNRRVEFTVLNPEATQRLTRTTSLSPVDSSTTDSEVLRLLRELLEQELLRTEPARPDTLH; the protein is encoded by the coding sequence ATGTTCCTCTTGATCCCTACCCCGCCTGTGTCGGAAGCGGTCGTTCAGCGCGCCGCGCCTGCAACGACTGAACGGCTCGCTCCGACACCCTCCGAAGAAGGTGCAGACTGGAGGGATCTACAGGACCTCGAGCGCTACTTGCTTGAGCAAATGACCGCCCGCATCGATGCGTCGATCGAAAAGAATCGAGCCCTCATGCGCGAAAGCGAGGCCTACTTGATCGGGCGCATCGACGACCGATTCGATGTGCTCCGCCGGGAGATCTCGGAATTACGCGCCACGCTGCAACCCGCCGGCCAGACTGCTGTCGTAACAATACCGGGCGGACAGGCACCTGGACGGGATACGACGAGTAGCCTGGCCATTCGAGCCAATGAAGCCATCGTACCGTCTCTGGATGCACAGACCCAGCGCACGCTCACCCCTGCACCTCCCCCCCACTTGTCCTTGCCCATCGTCGAACGCATTGAACGGGCTATGCTCGAGACCGGTGTCTTTCTGGCGCTGTCGATCAACTTCGAGCTCGGTAAGGAACAGCTCCTGCCTTCCTCCCTACCCACCCTCGACGCCGTTGGCCATGTCCTGACCAATTATCCTGACCTGCAGATCGAGATTGCAGGCCATACCGATTCTACCGGCCCCCTGGCGTTAAATCAGACGCTCTCGCAGGCGCGGGCCGAGTCCGTCCGCTCGTATCTCCTCGCTACAAATCCCGGCATCGTCCCGGAGCGGCTTGTGGCGCGCGGATACGGACCTACCCGGCCGCTCGCCAGCAATGATCGACCAACCGGACGCATGCTCAACCGGCGGGTAGAGTTTACCGTCCTCAATCCTGAAGCGACGCAACGGCTCACGCGCACCACTTCGCTATCACCCGTGGATTCATCGACGACGGATAGCGAAGTACTCCGCCTGCTGCGCGAACTGCTCGAACAAGAACTGCTGCGTACCGAGCCTGCACGCCCAGACACTTTGCATTGA
- a CDS encoding Asp23/Gls24 family envelope stress response protein, whose product MADDPVRSTGMALREKHPAAPGSIVLKGENGRTVIQTEVVAKIAGLAVREVSGVHKLVPYGAGQSVASLASAITRSDIKDLGVQVEVGQKEAAIDVRIITDYGANIPEIARSIRQVVAERIASMTGLVVVEVNIDIVDLYFGQDDDGLSPRDARVE is encoded by the coding sequence ATGGCCGACGATCCTGTTCGTTCTACGGGCATGGCCTTGCGCGAGAAGCATCCCGCAGCACCCGGTTCTATCGTCCTCAAAGGGGAAAATGGAAGAACGGTGATTCAGACGGAAGTTGTAGCAAAAATCGCCGGCCTCGCGGTGCGTGAGGTGTCAGGGGTCCACAAACTCGTGCCGTATGGCGCGGGCCAATCGGTGGCGTCGCTGGCCAGTGCGATCACGCGGAGTGACATCAAGGACCTCGGTGTGCAGGTCGAGGTCGGACAGAAAGAGGCGGCGATCGATGTACGAATCATCACCGACTATGGAGCCAATATCCCCGAGATCGCGCGATCGATCCGCCAGGTAGTCGCTGAACGAATAGCGAGCATGACCGGACTTGTCGTGGTCGAAGTCAATATCGATATCGTCGATCTTTATTTCGGACAGGACGACGACGGGCTTTCGCCCCGAGACGCCCGTGTCGAATGA
- a CDS encoding SPFH domain-containing protein: MFELIVAGVIILAILTVLGVIRANLKICQPNEILIFSGKRRVLPDGTTLGYRLIRGGRAFRIPIIERVDHMMLTTIPIDLSVSNAYSKGGIPLTVRAIANVKIASTEPEINNAVERLLGKPLDDVQAIAKETLEGNLRGVLALLTPEEVNEDRLKFAKQLVDEADQDMNALGLQLDTLKIQSVEDERGYLKAIGRQRTAQIIATAEITEAEQREQAKLAEAKANQSIAEAENKVRVVRAQLAADAEAEEAKISIAAKVAQARAEQELAEQEITLAEKRQRSTVIVAAEGERRAKEEIAKGNAARIFEDGLAEVEVLRRKLELWNLAGPDAERLFLIQMLPDILKQVVQTVDNLRIDKLTVVDNGGGNGGVPAVFNQIAGATPALLESLKASTGIDVAGMLGRASAHND, encoded by the coding sequence ATGTTCGAGCTCATTGTCGCCGGCGTCATCATCCTGGCCATCCTCACCGTACTCGGCGTCATCCGCGCCAACCTGAAAATCTGCCAGCCCAACGAAATCCTCATCTTCAGCGGCAAACGACGGGTCCTGCCGGATGGCACGACACTCGGCTACCGCCTCATCCGCGGCGGCCGCGCGTTCCGCATCCCGATCATCGAGCGGGTGGATCACATGATGCTTACCACGATCCCTATCGATCTGTCGGTTTCAAACGCCTACTCCAAAGGGGGCATTCCGCTCACCGTCCGCGCCATAGCCAACGTCAAGATTGCCTCTACCGAGCCCGAGATTAACAACGCCGTCGAGCGCCTGCTCGGTAAACCGCTGGACGACGTGCAGGCGATCGCCAAGGAAACCCTCGAGGGCAACCTCCGCGGCGTACTCGCCCTACTGACCCCCGAGGAAGTGAACGAGGACCGGCTCAAGTTCGCCAAGCAGCTGGTCGACGAAGCCGACCAGGACATGAACGCCCTCGGGCTTCAGCTGGACACGCTCAAAATCCAGAGCGTAGAGGACGAACGGGGCTACCTGAAGGCCATTGGCCGACAGCGGACCGCCCAGATCATTGCCACGGCTGAAATTACCGAAGCCGAACAACGCGAGCAAGCCAAACTGGCTGAAGCTAAAGCCAACCAGTCGATCGCCGAGGCCGAGAACAAGGTACGTGTCGTTCGCGCCCAACTCGCCGCCGACGCCGAAGCCGAGGAGGCGAAGATCAGCATCGCCGCGAAAGTCGCCCAGGCGCGCGCCGAACAGGAGTTGGCCGAGCAGGAAATCACCCTCGCCGAAAAACGCCAGCGGTCCACGGTAATCGTCGCTGCCGAAGGCGAGCGCCGGGCGAAGGAAGAGATCGCCAAGGGCAACGCCGCTCGCATCTTCGAAGACGGGCTGGCCGAGGTAGAGGTTCTTCGCCGGAAACTCGAACTCTGGAACCTGGCCGGCCCGGACGCCGAGCGCCTGTTCCTCATCCAGATGCTCCCGGACATCCTGAAGCAGGTGGTGCAGACGGTCGACAACCTGAGGATCGACAAACTCACCGTGGTCGATAATGGCGGCGGGAATGGCGGCGTGCCGGCTGTGTTTAACCAGATCGCCGGCGCCACGCCGGCCCTGCTGGAAAGCCTGAAAGCATCCACGGGCATCGACGTGGCCGGGATGCTTGGCCGGGCGTCGGCGCACAATGATTGA
- a CDS encoding Asp23/Gls24 family envelope stress response protein, with protein MIHREVVAKIAGLAVREVEGVYRLVSYGAGQAVASLARSITRSDVKDLGIQVEVGQKEAAIDVKIVTEYGYSIPSIAESIRKNLDHRVHEMTGLNVVDINIEVMDLYFPEDEVVDAAGAPTRRVE; from the coding sequence ATGATCCACCGCGAAGTCGTCGCAAAGATCGCCGGCCTGGCCGTACGCGAAGTGGAAGGCGTCTACCGGCTTGTCTCATACGGAGCAGGTCAAGCTGTTGCATCATTGGCCCGGTCCATCACACGCTCGGATGTAAAAGACCTCGGTATTCAAGTCGAAGTAGGGCAGAAGGAAGCCGCCATCGACGTCAAGATCGTGACCGAATACGGGTACAGCATCCCCTCGATCGCGGAATCAATCCGAAAAAACCTCGACCACCGCGTCCATGAGATGACGGGGCTCAATGTAGTGGATATCAACATCGAGGTCATGGATCTCTATTTCCCAGAGGATGAGGTGGTCGATGCCGCCGGAGCCCCCACCCGGCGTGTCGAATAA
- a CDS encoding VIT domain-containing protein, producing MALRTIAFLLVFLIARAGLAQGLIIGPDYHFSPISLTEHTVDAAIDEQVAVVNVSHTFTNQSRAQIEGTFLFPLPKDAQVSRFSMEIDGKEVAGELLAADEARAIYEAIVRKNIDPALLEMVEHRTFRANIFPIPPGQSRTITLRYDATLPADGATVAFTYPFQGILGSRGPGVIPMPRPMPHREDRREPRDRPDREPQATHTTLTATIRSDRGVGAVYSPSHAVQTERRNSRHAVVRYEHTGDRDGRDFVLYVTRDNAEVGATLLSHRPYSDKAGYFMLMLSPNAERGAEAVQPRDVVFVLDTSGSMAGDKMTQARDALRYCVQRLGAQDRFGIVAFSSDVDAFRETLVPASAKEDALFFIDQLEARGGTNIDEALKTALGQLDDSRRGQIVFLTDGLPSTGETDEEAIRKNIRTANGQDVNVFAFGVGYDVNTRLLDGLAAESGAFADYISPEETIEERVGGWYDKVRFPVMTDLKLTIEGGETFAVSPGRMPNLYKNGQLVVAGRYRKAGPARIHLTGMLDGREQSFQYSFDMPERERERDFVARLWGQRRVGALLDEIRMHGESDELKEEVIALAKEFGIVTPYTSYLVTEDESMAMDQMPPPGAPRPTYQTRSMSADAGFSQTSGQAAVEMSKSIREMREAEVAAPAEAGVAAIQGRTMVQTSEGIWQDDDFDAAKDKPLAIAFGSDTYFRLLRLYPDALPFAQLGEKVVFKLGEHFVSIEAGGDTLDDAALRRLFG from the coding sequence ATGGCACTTCGCACGATCGCATTCCTGCTGGTTTTCCTCATCGCCCGCGCCGGCCTGGCCCAGGGCCTGATCATCGGGCCGGACTACCACTTCTCCCCCATCTCCCTCACCGAACACACCGTCGATGCCGCGATCGACGAGCAGGTGGCCGTCGTGAATGTCAGCCACACGTTCACGAATCAATCGCGCGCCCAGATCGAAGGCACGTTCCTCTTTCCGCTCCCCAAGGACGCGCAGGTATCGCGGTTCAGCATGGAGATCGATGGGAAAGAGGTGGCTGGCGAGCTCCTCGCGGCCGACGAAGCGCGGGCGATCTACGAAGCCATCGTCCGCAAAAATATCGATCCGGCCCTGCTGGAAATGGTGGAGCACCGCACGTTTCGGGCAAACATCTTTCCGATCCCTCCCGGCCAATCACGCACGATCACCCTCCGGTATGACGCCACCCTGCCGGCGGATGGCGCGACGGTCGCCTTCACCTATCCGTTCCAGGGCATCCTCGGGTCGCGCGGGCCCGGGGTAATCCCGATGCCACGGCCTATGCCGCACCGCGAGGACCGTCGGGAACCCCGGGATCGTCCTGATCGAGAACCGCAGGCGACGCATACGACCCTCACGGCCACGATCCGGAGCGACCGGGGCGTCGGCGCCGTGTATTCGCCGTCGCACGCGGTCCAGACCGAGCGCCGGAACAGCCGGCACGCGGTCGTCCGTTACGAGCACACCGGCGACCGCGACGGGCGCGATTTTGTACTCTACGTGACCCGCGACAACGCGGAAGTTGGCGCCACGCTGTTGTCCCACCGCCCCTACAGCGACAAAGCGGGGTATTTCATGTTGATGCTATCGCCCAACGCCGAGCGCGGCGCGGAGGCCGTCCAGCCGCGCGACGTCGTCTTCGTGCTGGACACCTCGGGCAGCATGGCCGGCGACAAGATGACCCAGGCCCGCGACGCGCTCCGCTACTGCGTCCAGCGCCTCGGCGCTCAGGACCGGTTCGGGATCGTCGCCTTCAGCTCGGATGTCGATGCGTTTCGCGAGACGCTTGTGCCGGCCTCGGCGAAAGAAGACGCGCTGTTTTTTATCGACCAGCTCGAGGCCCGCGGCGGCACCAACATCGACGAAGCGCTGAAAACGGCGCTCGGGCAGCTGGACGATAGCCGGCGGGGCCAGATCGTATTCCTGACGGACGGCCTTCCCTCGACCGGCGAAACCGACGAGGAGGCGATCCGCAAAAACATCCGCACCGCTAACGGGCAGGACGTGAACGTGTTTGCCTTTGGCGTCGGCTACGATGTCAACACCCGCCTGTTGGACGGGTTAGCGGCCGAATCGGGGGCGTTCGCGGACTACATCTCCCCGGAAGAAACCATCGAGGAGCGCGTCGGCGGCTGGTACGACAAGGTGCGTTTCCCGGTGATGACGGATCTGAAGCTAACGATCGAAGGCGGAGAGACGTTTGCCGTAAGCCCGGGCCGGATGCCCAATCTCTACAAAAACGGACAACTCGTCGTCGCCGGCCGTTACCGTAAGGCGGGGCCGGCGCGGATCCATCTCACGGGGATGCTGGACGGCCGGGAGCAGTCGTTCCAGTACTCATTCGATATGCCGGAACGGGAGCGCGAGCGCGACTTTGTCGCCCGCCTCTGGGGCCAGCGCCGAGTCGGAGCCTTGCTGGATGAAATCCGGATGCACGGGGAAAGCGACGAACTCAAAGAAGAAGTCATCGCCCTCGCAAAGGAGTTCGGCATCGTTACGCCCTATACCTCGTATCTGGTGACCGAGGACGAGTCGATGGCGATGGATCAGATGCCGCCGCCCGGTGCGCCGCGGCCGACGTATCAAACCCGGAGCATGAGCGCCGACGCCGGCTTCAGCCAGACGTCCGGCCAGGCGGCCGTCGAAATGAGTAAATCGATCCGGGAGATGCGTGAGGCCGAGGTGGCCGCGCCGGCCGAGGCCGGCGTCGCTGCCATCCAGGGCCGCACGATGGTGCAGACTTCAGAAGGCATCTGGCAGGATGACGATTTCGACGCCGCGAAGGACAAGCCTCTCGCCATCGCCTTCGGGTCCGACACCTACTTCCGCCTCCTCCGCCTCTATCCGGACGCCCTGCCCTTCGCGCAGCTCGGGGAAAAGGTGGTGTTTAAACTCGGCGAGCATTTCGTTTCCATCGAGGCAGGTGGTGATACGCTGGACGACGCAGCGCTTAGGCGATTGTTTGGCTGA
- a CDS encoding Asp23/Gls24 family envelope stress response protein yields MNDPMITRGRIRVSAAVLDKLALAATREVQGVHDIEHLVVGALIGSIAGGALGFSQGGPAGAAIGASFGTAAGAFLGHLIEQSVDALHDTESDHPPLHVRISAEYGSNLYQVAEDVRRRVRETVYDLAGLRVGAIEIEIVEVVQPRAVRARIH; encoded by the coding sequence ATGAATGACCCCATGATTACCAGAGGGAGGATCAGAGTTTCAGCGGCGGTATTGGACAAGTTGGCGCTGGCAGCTACCCGTGAAGTACAAGGGGTGCACGATATCGAGCACCTCGTTGTCGGCGCATTGATCGGCAGTATTGCCGGCGGCGCGCTCGGCTTTTCACAGGGCGGGCCTGCGGGTGCCGCGATAGGCGCCTCATTTGGCACTGCTGCCGGGGCCTTTCTCGGCCATTTGATAGAGCAATCGGTCGATGCACTCCACGATACGGAGTCCGATCACCCACCACTCCACGTCCGAATCAGCGCCGAATATGGGTCGAACTTGTATCAGGTTGCTGAGGATGTGCGCCGCCGCGTTCGGGAGACGGTTTACGATCTCGCCGGCCTGCGAGTCGGCGCCATCGAAATAGAAATAGTTGAGGTTGTACAACCACGTGCCGTGCGCGCGCGAATTCACTGA
- a CDS encoding response regulator transcription factor, producing MLNSPNRSTDSALQAEKVKLCLVGIESMSDLAEDTPSDSVSVIARLSWTFFDRMVDSPQLPIGCDALCCAWSLDEQPRFDRLCRLAREAKIPVIALCDAPGDIVPALLMGADEAVPLPFDLEWLDARIAVFRRWTNPPQATESTPIREADTSYQLVFGSLKMDLVARTLHINDEPIELTYKEFELLRFMMERPGKCCSRDDILDHVWDIDFHTGTNMVEVYMFYLRRKLREHHASDLIQTVRGAGYRLSLPQNGGITP from the coding sequence ATGCTGAACTCGCCGAACCGTAGCACTGATTCCGCTCTACAAGCTGAGAAGGTGAAGCTATGCCTTGTCGGGATTGAATCGATGTCGGACCTCGCCGAGGACACACCATCGGACAGTGTTTCCGTCATAGCTCGCTTATCCTGGACGTTCTTTGATCGCATGGTCGATTCGCCGCAACTGCCGATCGGCTGTGATGCGCTTTGCTGCGCGTGGTCGCTCGATGAGCAGCCCCGTTTCGACCGTCTCTGCCGGCTGGCCAGGGAGGCAAAAATCCCCGTAATTGCATTGTGCGACGCCCCAGGCGATATCGTCCCCGCCCTGCTGATGGGCGCTGACGAAGCCGTCCCGTTGCCTTTCGACCTCGAGTGGCTCGACGCCCGCATTGCGGTGTTCAGGCGATGGACGAATCCCCCGCAGGCTACTGAAAGCACTCCAATTAGGGAAGCTGATACATCCTATCAGCTCGTTTTTGGCTCTTTGAAGATGGACCTTGTGGCGAGAACACTGCACATCAACGATGAGCCCATCGAGTTGACGTACAAGGAATTCGAATTGCTTCGTTTTATGATGGAGCGCCCTGGAAAATGCTGTTCGCGGGATGACATCCTCGATCATGTATGGGACATCGACTTCCATACCGGCACCAACATGGTTGAAGTGTATATGTTTTATTTGCGCCGCAAGCTGCGTGAACACCATGCGTCGGATCTCATACAAACGGTGCGAGGTGCCGGATACCGGCTCTCCTTGCCGCAAAACGGGGGTATAACACCATGA